A genome region from Panicum virgatum strain AP13 chromosome 4K, P.virgatum_v5, whole genome shotgun sequence includes the following:
- the LOC120702898 gene encoding uncharacterized protein LOC120702898: MAARMPCHHHPSSTSSCSMAVISPRSGTRKAAFRFSTSAHGSSSLSHLSLTPATDNKKVFEDQLRGILCYRDENGEMICEGYDEGPRLGIRLPEKACFPWPVGVQVADFIQLATLQVFEDVDVLQLKSDPKRQL; this comes from the exons ATGGCAGCCAGGATGCCTTGCCATCATCACCCTTCTTCCACCTCCTCCTGTTCCATGGCCGTGATCAGCCCAAGGTCTGGTACAAGAAAGGCAGCCTTCAGGTTCAGCACCTCTGCTCATGGCAGCAGTTCTTTATCACACCTCTCCTTAACTCCTGCGACAGACAACAAGAAG GTATTTGAGGATCAATTGAGAGGGATCCTCTGCTACAGAGATGAGAACGGGGAGATGATCTGCGAAGGGTATGATGAAGGCCCAAGGCTAGGAATAAGGTTGCCGGAGAAAGCCTGTTTCCCATG GCCCGTCGGAGTTCAGGTCGCCGATTTCATCCAGCTGGCAACTCTTCAGGTTTTCGAGGACGTTGATGTTCTTCAGCTTAAGAGTGATCCGAAGAGGCAGCTCTGA
- the LOC120702896 gene encoding pectinesterase-like, giving the protein MAAAVSPPLLLAVLLLTTAGTTQCHGHKRHHHQTDGTRRPSKAAAEESRPPAATAHHTICQKTPHSASCLAAVASHLDAVAGASGKAAEASAVSVQLLPPDVLSVVLASLRGAASALSSLSPAISTLSVRAAFPTGAPLRRGAAQDCQELHAASLSSLSRAASLLAAPGDGGGLPAARAHLAAALANKATCLDGLAGASSGPGVAGLLASFDDAYEHVSNSLALVARGGVPSAAGFANAVAKAIHNRRLLQDDDNGDGEDDSGNNGDGDSGNADQRTAKVITVAQDGTGDFRTVGEAVAAAPNNSRARTEIRVKAGTYSENVEVPPYKTNIALVGEGREKTIITGSRSAAGGWTTFRTATFGVSGEGFLARDVTFRNTAGAAAGQAVALRVNADLAAAYRCGVEAHQDALYAHSFRQFYRECAVAGTVDVVFGDAAAVLQGCALLARAPLPGQDVVLTAQGRGDPNEDTGIAVLNCTVDAAAAPLPAGTRTFLGRPWGAYARAAVMDSYLGPIVDREGWAEWPGAEPGRGDTVFFGEYGNGGPGAGTEGRVRWAGVRQMDYDEAAQFAVENFIYGNEWLGATSFPYDDDV; this is encoded by the exons atggcggccgcggtctcgccgccgctcctcctcgcaGTCCTCCTCCTGACCACCGCCGGCACAACCCAATGCCACGGGCAcaagcgccaccaccaccagactGACGGAACCAGGAGGCCCAGCAAGGCTGCCGCCGAGGAATCCAGgccaccggccgccaccgctCACCACACCATCTGCCAGAAGACCCCGCACTCGGCCTCCTGCCTCGCGGCCGTGGCCTCGCATCtcgacgccgtcgccggcgcgagCGGGAAGGCGGCCGAGGCGTCCGCTGTTTCCGTACAGCTCCTCCCGCCGGACGTGCTCTCCGTCGTGCTCGCCTCCCTCCGCGGCGCGGCATCCGCGCTGTCGTCGCTCTCCCCCGCCATCTCCACGCTCTCCGTGCGGGCCGCCTTCCCCACGGgcgccccgctccgccgcggcgccgcgcagGACTGCCAGGAGCTCCACGCCGCGTCGCTGTCCTCGCTCTCGCGCGCCGCCTCGCTGCTCGCGGCgcccggcgacggcgggggcctccccgccgcgcgcgcgcacctcGCGGCCGCGCTCGCCAACAAGGCCACCTGCCTCgacgggctcgccggcgcgtcGTCGGGACCGGGGGTGGCCGGCCTCCTCGCGTCCTTCGACGACGCCTACGAGCACGTGTCCAACTCGCTCGCCCTCGTCGCCCGGGGCGGCGTGCCGTCGGCCGCTGGCTTCGCGAACGCCGTGGCCAAGGCCATCCACAACCGGCGGCTGCTCCAGGACGACGACAACGGCGACGGGGAAGATGACAGCGGCAacaacggcgacggcgacagtGGGAACGCCGACCAGCGGACGGCGAAGGTGATCACGGTGGCGCAGGACGGGACGGGGGACTTCCGGACGGtgggggaggcggtggcggcggcgccgaacaACAGCCGCGCGAGGACGGAGATCCGGGTGAAGGCCGGGACGTACAGTGAGAACGTGGAGGTGCCGCCGTACAAGACCAACATCGCCCTCGTCGGCGAGGGCCGCGAGAAGACGATCATCACCGgcagccgcagcgccgccggcggctggaCCACCTTCCGCACGGCCACCTTCG GCGTCTCCGGCGAGGGCTTCCTGGCGCGCGACGTCACGTTCCGCAACacggcgggcgcggccgcggggcAGGCGGTGGCGCTGCGAGTGAACGCGGACCTTGCCGCCGCCTACcgctgcggcgtggaggcgcACCAGGACGCGCTGTACGCGCACTCGTTCCGCCAGTTCTACCGCGAGTGCGCCGTCGCCGGCACCGTCGACGTCGTcttcggcgacgccgccgccgtgctgcagGGCTGCGCGCTCCTCGCCAGGGCGCCGCTGCCCGGCCAGGACGTCGTGCTCACGGCGCAGGGCCGGGGCGACCCCAACGAGGACACGGGCATCGCCGTGCTCAACTGCAcggtcgacgccgccgccgcgcccctgccCGCCGGCACGCGCACGTTCCTGGGCCGGCCGTGGGGCGCGTACGCGCGCGCCGCGGTGATGGACTCCTACCTGGGCCCGATCGTGGACCGGGAAGGCTGGGCCGAGTGGCCCGGCGCCGAGCCCGGCCGCGGGGACACCGTGTTCTTCGGCGAGTACGGGAACGGCGGCCCGGGCGCGGGCACGGAGGGGCGCGTGCGCTGGGCCGGCGTGCGCCAGATGGACTACGACGAGGCGGCCCAGTTTGCCGTCGAGAACTTCATCTACGGCAACGAGTGGCTCggcgccacctccttcccctacGACGACGACGTCTGA